A genomic window from Candidatus Omnitrophota bacterium includes:
- a CDS encoding NifU family protein, whose amino-acid sequence MREKVEKALEKIRPMLAADGGNIELVEVTADGIVKVKLTGSCGCCPMSQLTLKMGVEKILKQEVPEVKEVVAL is encoded by the coding sequence ATGAGAGAAAAAGTAGAGAAGGCTTTAGAGAAGATTAGGCCGATGCTTGCAGCAGATGGCGGCAATATAGAATTAGTAGAAGTTACTGCAGACGGCATAGTAAAGGTAAAATTGACTGGCAGCTGCGGATGTTGTCCGATGAGCCAGCTTACTCTTAAAATGGGAGTAGAAAAAATCTTAAAACAGGAAGTCCCCGAAGTAAAAGAGGTAGTTGCTTTATAG
- the cysK gene encoding cysteine synthase A — translation MKIAKDITELIGNTPLVKLNRLTKDCQATILGKLEFFNPCSSVKDRIGLSMIEQAEKEGKIKKDTVIIEPTSGNTGIALAFVCAVKGYKLILTMPETMSMERRQLLTAFGATIILTPGEEGMRGAVKKAEELADSNKNYFIPQQFNNPANVQAHRLTTAQEIWRDTEGKVDFLVAGVGTGGTITGIGEVIKKKKSSFKVIAVEPQDSPVLSGGKPGLHRIQGIGAGFVPQVLNTKIIDEIIQVSNDEAYETARRLAKEEGLLAGISSGAAVFAALEVARRKENKGKVIVVILPDTGERYLSMELFV, via the coding sequence ATGAAGATCGCTAAGGATATAACAGAATTAATTGGGAACACTCCATTAGTAAAATTAAATAGGCTAACCAAGGATTGCCAGGCAACTATTTTGGGGAAATTGGAATTTTTTAATCCTTGCTCATCAGTAAAAGACAGGATTGGATTAAGCATGATTGAGCAGGCTGAAAAAGAAGGCAAGATTAAGAAGGATACAGTTATTATTGAACCAACCTCCGGAAATACCGGTATTGCATTGGCTTTTGTTTGTGCTGTAAAAGGCTATAAGTTAATTTTAACCATGCCGGAGACCATGAGTATGGAACGAAGGCAGCTCTTAACTGCTTTTGGCGCTACGATTATCCTTACTCCCGGAGAAGAAGGCATGCGCGGAGCGGTAAAAAAAGCGGAGGAGTTAGCTGATTCTAACAAAAATTATTTTATACCTCAGCAATTTAATAATCCTGCCAATGTCCAGGCGCACAGGCTTACTACTGCGCAGGAGATTTGGCGTGATACCGAAGGAAAGGTTGATTTTTTAGTTGCAGGAGTAGGTACTGGTGGTACAATTACAGGTATAGGCGAGGTTATCAAGAAAAAGAAGAGTAGTTTTAAAGTAATCGCTGTTGAGCCGCAAGATTCTCCTGTTTTATCGGGTGGTAAACCCGGATTGCATAGAATACAGGGAATCGGAGCAGGTTTTGTCCCGCAAGTTCTAAATACCAAGATTATTGATGAGATAATCCAGGTTTCTAATGATGAAGCCTATGAAACAGCAAGAAGATTGGCAAAAGAAGAAGGCCTTTTAGCCGGGATTTCCTCCGGAGCTGCAGTGTTTGCGGCATTAGAAGTTGCGAGAAGGAAAGAAAATAAAGGCAAGGTTATTGTGGTAATTTTGCCAGATACCGGTGAGCGGTATCTGAGCATGGAGCTGTTTGTATAA
- a CDS encoding Rrf2 family transcriptional regulator, translating into MRLTYKGDYALKTILDLALHYGEKPVTIHQLAKRADIPIKFLEQILLQLKRAGFVESRRGKVGGYLLFKHPSKITLGEVVRFIDGPVEPIICVQHNYKGCRDLNKCVFRKIWQKVSESTSKIIDNITFDDLVKENKKGNSSFIYQI; encoded by the coding sequence ATGCGGTTAACTTATAAGGGTGATTACGCCTTAAAGACAATTTTAGACTTGGCTTTGCACTATGGAGAAAAACCGGTGACTATCCATCAGCTTGCAAAAAGGGCGGATATCCCGATTAAATTCTTAGAGCAAATTCTTTTGCAATTAAAAAGAGCGGGTTTTGTCGAGAGCAGGCGCGGTAAAGTAGGCGGGTACCTGCTTTTCAAACATCCATCAAAGATAACCCTAGGAGAGGTGGTTAGATTTATTGATGGGCCGGTAGAGCCTATTATCTGTGTGCAACATAATTACAAAGGCTGCCGGGATTTAAACAAATGTGTTTTTAGAAAAATCTGGCAGAAGGTTTCAGAATCAACTTCAAAAATAATTGATAACATAACTTTTGATGATCTTGTGAAAGAAAATAAAAAAGGAAACTCAAGTTTTATCTATCAAATTTAA
- a CDS encoding homocysteine biosynthesis protein — protein MRTIKEINEKIKKGEVVVVTAEEVIDLVKEKGIKKVATEVDVVTTGTFGPMCSSGAYFNIGHSKPRIKIGGGTCNINDVPCYTGFAAVDIYLGATAVPDDDPRNKVFPGEFKYGGAHVIHELVAGKDVRLDATAYGTDCYPRKKLETLLNIKDLNEAVLFNIRNCYQNYNVAVNLSDKAIYTYMGMLKPNLGNANYCSAGQLSPLLKDPYYKTIGIGTKIFLGGGIGYVAWHGTQHNPLAARKENGIPQAPAGTLAVIGDLKGMKQEWLVGVSMLGYGVSLAVGIGVPIPILNEDILKYASAKDEDIYAQVVDYSNNYPQVISGSLAEVNYAQLKSGKINLRSKDVPTGNLSSYSKARKIAESLKEWIKKGEFSLTEAVAPLPQVESGYTCKLLKERPVV, from the coding sequence ATGAGAACGATTAAAGAAATAAATGAAAAGATTAAAAAAGGTGAAGTTGTAGTAGTTACTGCCGAAGAAGTAATTGATTTGGTTAAAGAAAAAGGCATAAAGAAGGTAGCAACGGAAGTAGATGTTGTTACTACAGGCACCTTTGGCCCTATGTGTTCGTCCGGAGCATATTTTAATATCGGGCACTCAAAGCCAAGGATAAAAATTGGCGGAGGCACATGCAATATCAATGATGTGCCTTGTTATACCGGTTTTGCCGCTGTAGATATTTATCTGGGAGCAACTGCTGTGCCTGACGACGATCCTCGTAATAAAGTTTTCCCCGGAGAATTTAAGTATGGAGGAGCCCATGTAATACATGAGCTAGTTGCGGGTAAAGATGTCCGTCTTGACGCTACAGCATATGGGACTGATTGTTATCCGCGCAAGAAGTTAGAAACATTGCTTAATATTAAAGATTTGAATGAGGCGGTTTTGTTTAATATACGCAATTGCTATCAGAATTATAATGTTGCGGTTAATTTATCCGATAAAGCAATCTATACCTACATGGGAATGCTTAAACCGAATTTAGGCAATGCTAATTATTGTTCAGCGGGGCAACTTTCGCCGCTCTTGAAAGACCCGTATTATAAAACTATTGGCATTGGGACAAAGATTTTTTTAGGTGGTGGGATTGGCTATGTTGCTTGGCATGGGACGCAACATAATCCTTTAGCTGCCCGTAAGGAAAACGGCATTCCTCAAGCACCTGCAGGGACTCTTGCAGTAATTGGAGATTTAAAAGGGATGAAGCAAGAGTGGTTAGTCGGAGTTAGCATGTTAGGCTATGGCGTAAGTTTGGCTGTCGGAATAGGCGTGCCAATACCTATATTAAATGAAGATATCTTAAAATATGCTTCTGCTAAAGATGAGGATATTTATGCGCAGGTTGTTGATTATAGCAATAATTATCCGCAGGTCATTTCAGGAAGCTTAGCTGAGGTGAACTATGCGCAATTAAAATCAGGAAAGATTAATTTACGCAGTAAAGATGTTCCTACGGGAAACCTTTCCAGTTATTCAAAAGCGCGTAAAATCGCCGAATCCCTTAAGGAATGGATTAAAAAGGGAGAGTTTTCTTTAACAGAAGCTGTGGCGCCTTTGCCGCAAGTTGAGTCAGGCTATACTTGTAAATTGTTAAAAGAGCGACCCGTAGTATAA